TTTCATATGAAAATAGATTCAATTATTAGTACCATATCCCTAAAAAAATGTTTATTTTTGTCGATATAAATAGAAAGAAATAGATTTAGACAAACAGAGGGGAAAACGAGATGTTAAAAAAATTCAAGTCCAGGCCTAAACCTAGGCAAAAGAAACAGCAAAAGCCAAAATTTAAGTTCAAGTCCAGGTTTAATGTTAAAAATTTATCAATCGGCAAGAAATACGGATTTATTTTAATTATAATTTTTATTCTTTTTGGTGCTTCAACCGGTGTTGCATCCTGGTTAATTATGGATATAGGTGATAATGTAGATGCACTGGAGCGCCGCGGTGACCGGGCGGTTAATATTACGGAAATGGGTTCACTGACGCGGTCAAAAGGTATTCGCATTGTTGAATATTTTCAAGATCAGGATCCTGAACTCGTAAAAGAATATCAGGCCCGCAGTGAGCAATTTGATAAACTGGAAGCTCAGCTCAGTGACAAAATGGATACGGAAGAGCAGCAGAAGTTATTTAATGCATTTGTTGAGAATGATCAACTGATGGATAAGATGTTCGAACAACGAATCGTCAATGCAATTGAGAATGGTGATGAGCGAACTGCTGCCCATTTTGTGGATCAGGCAAATAAACTGCGAGCGGAAACAGTTGATTATTTGGAAAGCCTGCGCACGATAGTTAATGAAGAACGTGAAGCGGCAATTGCACAGACGCATCAAAGTCAGCAACTGACATTCATTATTCAGGTTGCATCTTTGGCAGTTGCCATGATAACCGGTGGATTACTGGTTTACTTTACCAGCCGCAGAGTTACTCGAAACTTGAACCGGGTAGTTGAAGTGAGCAATCAGATTGCCGATGGAGATCTGTCTGCTAAAACGATTGAATATAACGGAAATGATGAAATTGGTGACCTTTCTTCTGCAGTAAATACGATGAGTGCAAATCTTCGTAACGTTATTCAGCAGGTTGCTAATGTATCTGAATCGGTAAATAGTCAGAGTGAA
The genomic region above belongs to Virgibacillus doumboii and contains:
- a CDS encoding methyl-accepting chemotaxis protein, whose protein sequence is MLKKFKSRPKPRQKKQQKPKFKFKSRFNVKNLSIGKKYGFILIIIFILFGASTGVASWLIMDIGDNVDALERRGDRAVNITEMGSLTRSKGIRIVEYFQDQDPELVKEYQARSEQFDKLEAQLSDKMDTEEQQKLFNAFVENDQLMDKMFEQRIVNAIENGDERTAAHFVDQANKLRAETVDYLESLRTIVNEEREAAIAQTHQSQQLTFIIQVASLAVAMITGGLLVYFTSRRVTRNLNRVVEVSNQIADGDLSAKTIEYNGNDEIGDLSSAVNTMSANLRNVIQQVANVSESVNSQSEELTQSANEVKSGSEQIATTMQELSSGSETQANSASDLSSTMASFSDKAQGANENGERIQQASNEVLVMTNKGSKLMESSTQQMTKIDQIVKEAVKKVEGLDSQSQEISKLVSVIRDIADQTNLLALNAAIEAARAGEHGKGFAVVADEVRKLAEQVSVSVTDITDIVASIQNESSAVADSLQGGYHEVEQGTEQIRSTSETFNDIDTAVKEMVDRINTVSENLSEIAASSQEMNGSIEEIASISEESAAGVEQTSASAQQTSSSMEEVAASSEDLAKLAEELNGLVRRFKL